A stretch of Janibacter endophyticus DNA encodes these proteins:
- the miaA gene encoding tRNA (adenosine(37)-N6)-dimethylallyltransferase MiaA, whose product MIPEAPAVEVVAVVGATATGKSGLALDLAERLGGEVVNADSMQLYRGMDIGTAKLPEEERRGIPHHLLDVLEVTDESTLAAYQEMSRAAIAGIRERGGVPVLAGGSGLYVRAALDELDIPPADRAVRARLEARSAAGEDDALREELRRLDPAAAQAIQSNNIRRIIRALEVIEITGRPFSATAPTKTYVRPSVVVGLRDDWDALTERIERRVEQMWADGLLDEVRRLEPAGLRDGRTASRAIGYAQALAELDGQTSRDEAIASTQAATRRYARRQESWLRPDPRVRWLDAAAPDLVDQAVAVVAGDRSRR is encoded by the coding sequence ATGATCCCCGAGGCTCCCGCGGTCGAGGTCGTCGCGGTCGTCGGTGCGACCGCCACCGGCAAGTCCGGGCTGGCCCTCGACCTCGCGGAGCGGCTCGGTGGGGAGGTCGTCAACGCCGACTCCATGCAGCTCTACCGCGGCATGGACATCGGGACGGCCAAGCTGCCAGAGGAGGAGCGAAGGGGGATCCCCCACCATCTCCTCGACGTCCTCGAGGTCACCGACGAGTCGACGTTGGCGGCCTACCAGGAGATGTCGCGGGCGGCGATCGCCGGGATCCGCGAGCGAGGCGGCGTGCCCGTGCTCGCCGGCGGGTCGGGGCTGTACGTCCGGGCCGCTCTCGACGAGCTCGACATCCCGCCGGCGGACCGCGCGGTTCGGGCACGGCTCGAGGCGCGCAGCGCCGCGGGCGAGGACGACGCCCTGCGCGAGGAGCTGCGTCGACTCGACCCGGCTGCGGCACAAGCGATCCAGAGCAACAACATCCGCCGGATCATCCGGGCGCTCGAGGTCATCGAGATCACCGGCCGCCCCTTCTCGGCGACCGCCCCCACGAAGACCTACGTGCGTCCCTCTGTCGTCGTCGGCCTGCGCGACGACTGGGACGCGCTCACCGAGCGCATCGAGCGCCGGGTGGAGCAGATGTGGGCCGACGGACTCCTCGACGAGGTGCGCCGGCTCGAGCCGGCCGGGCTGCGCGACGGGAGGACGGCCAGCCGGGCGATCGGCTACGCCCAGGCCCTCGCGGAGCTCGACGGACAGACGAGCCGCGACGAGGCGATCGCCTCGACCCAGGCGGCCACTCGTCGCTACGCCCGACGGCAGGAGTCGTGGCTGAGGCCCGACCCGCGCGTCCGGTGGCTCGACGCGGCCGCGCCGGATCTCGTCGACCAGGCCGTGGCCGTCGTCGCCGGCGACCGGTCACGCCGCTGA
- the hflX gene encoding GTPase HflX, translating to MTERSNIDRILSRRASALADPTTDDEGFLVEDGFDGDQLDREERASLRRVQGLSTELEDISEVEYRQLRLERVVLASVWGEGTLEDAENSLRELAALAETAGSEVLAGVLQRRHRPDPGTYLGSGKAAELRDIVVAEGADTVICDTELAPSQRRALEDVVKVKVIDRTALILDIFAQHAKSKEGKAQVELAQMEYLLPRLRGWGESMSRQAGGQAAGGQGMGSRGPGETKIELDRRRINTRMAKLRRELAAMKTHRDTRRASRHDVPAVVIVGYTNAGKSTLLNRLTSAGVLVDNQLFATLDTTVRRTETPEGREYTLADTVGFVRALPTQLVEAFRSTIEEAADADLLLHVVDGSHPDPEGQISAVRAVLADVEAADVKEVIVVNKADAADPEVVDRILRHERHSIAVSARTGRGIEELRALVSAELPQPDHEVDVLVPYDRGDLISRIYEEAEILEEEHVPEGTRVRAKVMGDLAAELNPFVRA from the coding sequence ATGACCGAACGCAGCAACATCGACCGCATCCTGTCCCGCCGCGCCAGCGCGCTCGCGGACCCCACCACCGACGACGAGGGCTTCCTCGTCGAGGACGGCTTCGACGGCGACCAGCTCGACCGCGAGGAGCGCGCCTCTCTCCGCCGTGTCCAGGGGCTCTCGACCGAGCTCGAGGACATCAGCGAGGTCGAGTACCGCCAGCTGCGCCTCGAGCGGGTCGTCCTGGCCTCCGTCTGGGGCGAGGGCACCCTCGAGGACGCCGAGAACTCCCTGCGCGAGCTCGCCGCGCTCGCCGAGACCGCCGGCTCCGAGGTCCTCGCCGGAGTCCTCCAGCGTCGCCACCGCCCCGACCCCGGCACCTACCTCGGCTCCGGCAAGGCCGCCGAGCTGCGCGACATCGTCGTCGCCGAGGGCGCCGACACCGTCATCTGCGACACCGAGCTCGCGCCGAGCCAGCGACGTGCCCTCGAGGACGTCGTCAAGGTCAAGGTCATCGACCGCACCGCGCTGATCCTCGACATCTTCGCCCAGCACGCGAAGTCCAAGGAGGGCAAGGCCCAGGTCGAGCTGGCCCAGATGGAGTACCTGCTCCCGCGCCTGCGTGGCTGGGGTGAGTCGATGTCCCGGCAGGCCGGTGGACAGGCCGCCGGCGGTCAGGGCATGGGCTCGCGTGGTCCCGGTGAGACGAAGATCGAGCTCGACCGTCGACGGATCAACACGCGCATGGCCAAGCTCCGCCGTGAGCTCGCCGCGATGAAGACCCACCGCGACACCCGCCGCGCCTCCCGTCACGACGTGCCTGCCGTCGTCATCGTCGGCTACACCAACGCCGGCAAGTCGACGCTGCTCAACCGGCTGACGAGCGCCGGCGTCCTCGTCGACAACCAGCTCTTCGCGACGCTCGACACGACGGTGCGTCGCACCGAGACCCCCGAGGGCCGCGAGTACACGCTCGCCGACACCGTCGGCTTCGTCCGGGCCCTGCCGACGCAGCTCGTCGAGGCCTTCCGTAGCACGATCGAGGAGGCGGCCGACGCCGACCTCCTGCTCCACGTCGTCGACGGCAGCCACCCCGACCCCGAGGGCCAGATCAGCGCCGTGCGCGCGGTCCTCGCCGACGTCGAGGCCGCGGACGTCAAGGAGGTCATCGTCGTCAACAAGGCCGACGCCGCCGACCCCGAGGTCGTCGACCGGATCCTGCGCCACGAGCGGCACTCCATCGCCGTCTCGGCCCGCACGGGCCGGGGGATCGAGGAGCTGCGCGCCCTCGTCAGCGCGGAGCTGCCCCAGCCCGACCACGAGGTCGACGTCCTCGTCCCTTACGACCGTGGCGACCTCATCTCCCGGATCTACGAGGAGGCCGAGATCCTCGAGGAGGAGCACGTCCCCGAGGGCACCCGCGTCCGCGCGAAGGTCATGGGCGACCTCGCGGCCGAGCTGAACCCCTTCGTCCGGGCATGA
- a CDS encoding HAD family hydrolase — MDWNSYDAALFDLDGVLTPTATVHMQAWSEMFNDFLAGQDGQDPYTERDYYAYVDGKPRYDGVRSFLESRGIELPEGDPSDSPEQQSVCGLGNRKNEAFNAVLERDGVEAYPGSVRLLDALEAKGVRLAVVSSSQNAPAVLAAAGIADRFPVVVDGRVAKADGLPGKPAPDTFLAAAERLGVTRERSVVLEDAESGVEAGRAGGFGLVVGVDRGAGADTLRERGADLVVGDLAEILP; from the coding sequence GTGGACTGGAACAGCTATGACGCCGCACTCTTCGACCTCGACGGGGTCCTGACCCCGACGGCCACCGTGCACATGCAGGCCTGGTCGGAGATGTTCAACGACTTCCTCGCCGGGCAGGACGGCCAGGACCCGTACACGGAGCGCGACTACTACGCCTACGTCGACGGCAAGCCGCGGTACGACGGCGTGCGCTCGTTCCTCGAGTCACGCGGCATCGAGCTGCCGGAGGGCGACCCCTCGGACTCGCCCGAGCAGCAGAGCGTCTGCGGTCTCGGCAACCGCAAGAACGAGGCCTTCAACGCCGTCCTCGAGCGGGATGGTGTGGAGGCCTACCCGGGGTCCGTCCGCCTCCTCGACGCCCTCGAGGCGAAGGGGGTCCGTCTCGCCGTCGTCTCGTCGAGCCAGAACGCGCCGGCGGTCCTCGCGGCGGCCGGGATCGCCGACCGATTCCCGGTCGTCGTCGACGGCCGGGTCGCCAAGGCCGACGGGCTGCCGGGCAAGCCGGCACCCGACACCTTCCTCGCCGCTGCCGAGCGGCTCGGGGTGACCCGGGAGCGCTCCGTCGTCCTCGAGGACGCCGAGTCCGGCGTCGAGGCCGGCCGTGCGGGCGGCTTCGGGCTCGTCGTCGGTGTCGACCGCGGCGCAGGTGCCGACACCCTGCGCGAGCGCGGCGCCGACCTCGTCGTGGGCGACCTCGCGGAGATCCTCCCGTGA
- the dapF gene encoding diaminopimelate epimerase, with the protein MTLRFTKGHGTENDFVLVPDLDGTLDLTPSQVALLADRHAGIGADGVIRVVRTVHAAEDDVRAQAAEAEWFMDYRNADGSTAQMCGNGTRVFAAWLRREGLIGDGETTIATRAGARRVRFEGDQIVTHMGRWSFGDETRAQADGFDALVHVPEAEDIDEPYSAVSIDVGNPHTVVALPPEVSLEGLDLSKAPLVRPAPTEGSNVEFVRPLGPGRLAMRVYERGVGETRSCGTGVCAAALAMGFWSGSHDESTIWQVDVPGGSLTVRSLPAREVELAGPAVLVADGETGLLDLP; encoded by the coding sequence ATGACGCTGCGATTCACCAAGGGGCACGGGACCGAGAACGACTTCGTCCTCGTCCCTGACCTCGACGGGACCCTCGACCTCACCCCTTCGCAGGTCGCTCTGCTCGCTGACCGGCACGCGGGGATCGGGGCCGACGGGGTCATCCGGGTGGTGCGCACCGTCCACGCCGCCGAGGATGACGTCCGGGCCCAGGCCGCCGAGGCCGAGTGGTTCATGGACTACCGCAACGCCGACGGCTCGACCGCGCAGATGTGCGGCAACGGGACCCGGGTCTTCGCCGCGTGGCTGCGCCGCGAAGGGCTCATCGGGGACGGCGAGACGACGATCGCCACGCGCGCCGGTGCCCGGCGGGTGCGCTTCGAGGGCGACCAGATCGTCACCCACATGGGCCGGTGGAGCTTCGGCGACGAGACGAGGGCCCAGGCCGACGGCTTCGACGCCCTCGTCCACGTCCCCGAGGCCGAGGACATCGACGAGCCCTATTCCGCCGTCTCGATCGACGTGGGCAACCCGCACACCGTCGTCGCGCTGCCGCCCGAGGTGAGCCTCGAGGGGCTCGACCTCTCCAAGGCCCCGCTCGTGCGCCCCGCGCCGACGGAGGGGAGCAACGTCGAGTTCGTCCGGCCGCTCGGGCCGGGGCGTCTTGCGATGCGGGTCTACGAGCGGGGCGTCGGCGAGACGCGCTCCTGCGGGACGGGAGTCTGCGCCGCTGCGCTGGCCATGGGCTTCTGGTCGGGCTCGCACGACGAGAGCACGATCTGGCAGGTCGACGTCCCCGGCGGCTCGCTCACCGTCCGGTCCCTGCCCGCTCGTGAGGTCGAGCTCGCCGGGCCGGCCGTCCTCGTCGCCGACGGGGAGACGGGGCTGCTCGACCTGCCGTGA
- the def gene encoding peptide deformylase: MTIRPIVISGEPVLHTRAQAVETIDDEIRTLVQDMYETQEAANGVGLAAPQVGVGLRIYTWSMENNDGVPTLGHVINPFVKASKPVAGEPDRDHESEGCLSVPGYSFPLRRGESAHVTGWDVDGNELDFTATGWFARCMQHEYDHLNGFLYVDRLGERWLKKARKAVKAEGWGVPGHTWMPGADRDPFGHDDDE, translated from the coding sequence ATGACCATCCGCCCCATCGTCATCTCCGGAGAACCCGTCCTCCACACCCGCGCCCAGGCCGTCGAGACCATCGACGACGAGATCCGCACCCTCGTGCAGGACATGTACGAGACGCAGGAGGCCGCGAACGGCGTGGGCCTCGCCGCCCCCCAGGTCGGGGTCGGCCTGCGCATCTACACGTGGTCGATGGAGAACAACGACGGCGTGCCGACGCTCGGCCACGTCATCAACCCCTTCGTCAAGGCCTCCAAGCCGGTCGCCGGCGAGCCCGACCGCGACCACGAGTCCGAGGGCTGCCTCTCCGTCCCCGGATACTCCTTCCCCCTGCGCCGTGGCGAGAGCGCCCACGTCACCGGCTGGGACGTCGACGGCAACGAGCTCGACTTCACCGCCACCGGCTGGTTCGCGCGGTGCATGCAGCACGAGTACGACCACCTCAACGGCTTCCTCTACGTCGACCGGCTGGGGGAGCGCTGGCTCAAGAAGGCCCGCAAGGCGGTCAAGGCCGAGGGCTGGGGCGTCCCCGGCCACACGTGGATGCCCGGCGCGGACCGCGACCCCTTCGGTCACGACGACGACGAATGA
- a CDS encoding class I SAM-dependent methyltransferase has translation MRPVEHYFTADEPATQAERRPLRLILAGREVTVETAGGIFSPGGLDKATAILLDEVPAPPLSGNALDLGCGWGPIALTVALRSPDLDVTAVDVSERALDLTRRNAAALGCDRVTALRPEDVPAEASFDVIWSNPPIRIGKAALHELLRTWLPRLSPDGEAWLVVGKNLGADSLQRWVEGELGLRCTREGSSKGFRVLRVTR, from the coding sequence CTGAGGCCCGTGGAGCACTACTTCACCGCCGACGAGCCGGCCACGCAGGCCGAGCGGCGGCCCCTTCGCCTCATCCTGGCCGGGCGCGAGGTCACCGTCGAGACCGCGGGCGGGATCTTCTCCCCCGGCGGGCTCGACAAGGCCACGGCGATCCTGCTCGACGAGGTGCCGGCCCCGCCCCTGTCGGGCAACGCCCTCGACCTCGGTTGCGGCTGGGGGCCGATCGCCCTCACCGTGGCGCTGCGCTCCCCCGACCTCGACGTCACCGCCGTCGACGTCAGCGAGCGGGCCCTCGACCTCACCCGGCGCAATGCTGCGGCCTTGGGCTGCGACCGGGTCACGGCGCTGCGCCCCGAGGACGTCCCGGCGGAGGCGTCCTTCGACGTCATCTGGTCCAACCCGCCGATCCGGATCGGCAAGGCCGCCCTGCACGAGCTGCTCCGGACCTGGCTGCCGCGACTGTCTCCCGACGGCGAGGCCTGGCTCGTCGTCGGCAAGAACCTCGGCGCCGACTCGCTCCAGCGCTGGGTCGAGGGTGAGCTCGGGCTGCGGTGCACCCGCGAGGGTTCGTCGAAGGGCTTCCGCGTCCTGCGGGTCACCCGCTAG
- a CDS encoding glycerol-3-phosphate dehydrogenase/oxidase produces MPVPTRLDGAYRESAWRRLAEEQFDVLVIGGGVTGAGVALDAATRGLRVALVEQRDFASGTSSRSSKLFHGGVRYLEQMNFALVREALKERELMLTRIAPHLVKPVSFLYPLEHAVWERPYVTAGLTMYDTMGGSRSVPRTKQLTKGGVRKIAPALRPGVHHGGLMYHDAQCDDARHTFTVVRTAAAYGATVLSSAKVVGLRNAGERVVGATVMDVETGEQVDVDAEVVINCTGVWTDDIQRMAGGRGRFHVRASKGVHIVVARDRINSETGLILRTATSVLFCIPWGTHWIIGTTDTDWELSRAHPAATATDIDYLLDEVNSVLLTPLTRDDIQGVYAGLRPLLAGESEETSQLSREHAVARPQPGLVSIAGGKYTTYRVMAADAVDAAREDLSPGVPDSVTEHIPLLGAEGYQALVNQLDTLSRRHDMPVWRVTHLLDRYGSMVDELFALMAERPELADPLTGAEEYLAVEVVYAARHEAALHLNDVLTRRTRISIETPDRGVAAGRAAAALMAEELGWDEARTASEIDHYERRVEAEIDSQTMTEDEKADAMRGEATDVRVRAHG; encoded by the coding sequence ATGCCTGTGCCGACCCGACTTGACGGTGCGTACCGCGAGTCCGCCTGGCGGCGGCTCGCCGAGGAGCAGTTCGACGTCCTCGTGATCGGCGGGGGTGTCACGGGGGCCGGGGTGGCCCTCGACGCGGCGACGCGTGGCCTGCGGGTGGCGCTCGTCGAGCAGCGGGACTTCGCCTCTGGGACCTCGAGCCGCTCGAGCAAGCTCTTCCACGGCGGGGTCCGCTACCTCGAGCAGATGAACTTCGCGCTCGTCCGGGAGGCGCTCAAAGAGCGCGAGCTCATGCTCACCCGGATCGCGCCGCACCTCGTGAAGCCGGTCTCCTTCCTCTACCCGCTCGAGCACGCGGTGTGGGAGCGGCCGTACGTCACGGCGGGCCTGACGATGTACGACACGATGGGCGGCTCCCGCTCCGTGCCGCGCACCAAGCAGCTGACGAAGGGGGGCGTGCGCAAGATCGCGCCGGCCCTCAGGCCCGGTGTCCACCACGGCGGACTGATGTACCACGACGCCCAGTGCGACGACGCGCGGCACACCTTCACGGTCGTCCGCACGGCGGCGGCCTACGGGGCGACGGTGCTCAGCTCGGCCAAGGTCGTCGGCCTGCGCAACGCGGGGGAGCGGGTCGTCGGCGCGACCGTCATGGACGTCGAGACGGGCGAGCAGGTCGACGTCGACGCCGAGGTCGTCATCAACTGCACCGGGGTGTGGACCGACGACATCCAGCGGATGGCCGGTGGGCGCGGCCGCTTCCACGTCCGGGCGAGCAAGGGCGTGCACATCGTCGTCGCGCGGGACCGGATCAACTCCGAGACCGGCCTCATCCTGCGCACCGCGACCTCGGTCCTCTTCTGCATCCCGTGGGGCACCCACTGGATCATCGGGACGACCGACACCGACTGGGAGCTGAGCCGGGCCCACCCGGCGGCGACCGCCACCGACATCGACTATCTCCTCGACGAGGTCAACTCCGTCCTGCTCACGCCGCTCACCCGCGACGACATCCAGGGCGTCTACGCCGGGCTCCGGCCGCTGCTGGCGGGGGAGAGCGAGGAGACCTCGCAGCTGAGCCGCGAGCACGCCGTCGCCCGCCCGCAGCCCGGTCTCGTCTCGATCGCCGGGGGCAAGTACACGACCTACCGGGTCATGGCTGCAGACGCCGTCGACGCCGCCCGCGAGGACCTGTCGCCGGGCGTGCCGGACAGTGTCACCGAGCACATCCCGCTCCTCGGCGCCGAGGGCTACCAGGCGCTCGTCAACCAGCTCGACACGCTGAGCCGTCGGCACGACATGCCGGTGTGGCGGGTCACCCACCTGCTCGACCGCTACGGCTCGATGGTCGACGAGCTCTTCGCGCTCATGGCCGAGCGGCCCGAGCTCGCCGACCCGCTCACCGGCGCCGAGGAGTACCTCGCCGTCGAGGTCGTCTACGCCGCCCGGCACGAGGCGGCGCTGCACCTCAACGACGTGCTGACCCGCCGCACCCGGATCTCCATCGAGACCCCGGACCGTGGCGTCGCCGCCGGACGGGCCGCCGCAGCGCTCATGGCGGAGGAGCTGGGCTGGGACGAGGCGCGGACCGCATCGGAGATCGACCACTACGAGCGTCGGGTGGAGGCCGAGATCGACAGCCAGACGATGACCGAGGACGAGAAGGCCGACGCCATGCGTGGCGAGGCCACCGACGTGCGCGTCCGCGCCCACGGCTGA
- a CDS encoding YceI family protein, with amino-acid sequence MSTSIPAGTYAIDPSHTEVSFTARHAMVTKVRGYFRDVEGQIVVADDFAASTANATMKVASVDSGNADRDGHLKSADFFDADTNPDITFVSTGVKDVKGDDFVLVGDLTIKGITKPVELKAEYEGTAQDPFGNTRIGFSAKTDVEREDWGLTWNAALETGGVLVSKKVTLTLDVSAIKQA; translated from the coding sequence ATGAGCACCAGCATCCCCGCCGGCACCTACGCCATCGACCCGAGCCACACCGAGGTCAGCTTCACCGCTCGCCACGCCATGGTCACCAAGGTGCGCGGCTACTTCCGGGACGTCGAGGGCCAGATCGTCGTCGCCGACGACTTCGCCGCCTCCACGGCCAACGCGACGATGAAGGTCGCCTCCGTCGACTCCGGCAACGCCGACCGCGACGGACACCTCAAGTCGGCCGACTTCTTCGACGCCGACACCAACCCGGACATCACCTTCGTCTCCACCGGCGTCAAGGACGTCAAGGGCGACGACTTCGTCCTCGTCGGCGACCTGACGATCAAGGGCATCACCAAGCCGGTCGAGCTCAAGGCCGAGTACGAGGGCACCGCGCAGGACCCCTTCGGCAACACCCGCATCGGCTTCTCGGCGAAGACCGATGTCGAGCGTGAGGACTGGGGCCTGACCTGGAACGCCGCGCTCGAGACCGGTGGCGTCCTCGTCTCCAAGAAGGTCACGCTGACCCTCGACGTGTCGGCCATCAAGCAGGCCTGA
- the ggt gene encoding gamma-glutamyltransferase yields MQPTRSLLALVTAAGLAATLTSPATAGSSARPHPPGPPPVGHDLPKVPVMRGAGGAVSSVDPVASQVGIDVLERGGNATDAAIATAAALGVTEPYSAGIGGGGFFVHYDAATRQVATIDGRETAPMTYDAGTFTNPDGTAMDFMTVVNSGLSVGVPGTPATWQRASERWGTQRLGPLLKPAETIARKGFVVDQTFHDQTADNAERFSMFPETARVYLRDGQAPAVGSVFRNPDMARAYRELRTKGVNVLYSGQMGRAVVDEVRDPSTASGVSVPQGEMTTGDLRAYEARDLAPTHSTHRGLDVYGMRSPSSGGIAVGEILNLLRAYEERTGEQVADLPEAEYLHWFSEASATAFADRNRYVGDVPGVPTDELLSEDFARERSCLFDEDRAMTRPVPFGSPDGSYEDCADAAGTTRLPSDGQSTTSLSVVDRWGNAVSYTLTIEQTGGSGITVPGYGFILNNELTDFNFVPGTAGVPDPNLPGPGKRPRSSMSPTIVLDDGQAYLSVGSPGGATIITTVAQIILGHVDPGSAARRRGRGAPALVAQRDRERRAGDLRGTDRRRAPRQGSPALAEP; encoded by the coding sequence ATGCAGCCCACACGTAGCCTCCTCGCCCTCGTCACCGCTGCCGGCCTCGCGGCGACCCTCACCAGCCCAGCCACGGCAGGGTCGAGCGCACGGCCCCACCCGCCCGGCCCACCGCCCGTCGGGCACGACCTGCCCAAGGTCCCGGTGATGCGTGGTGCCGGTGGCGCGGTCTCCAGCGTCGACCCGGTCGCGAGCCAGGTGGGCATCGACGTCCTCGAGCGTGGGGGCAACGCCACGGACGCGGCGATCGCGACCGCGGCAGCCCTGGGCGTCACCGAGCCCTACAGCGCCGGGATCGGCGGCGGTGGCTTCTTCGTCCACTACGACGCCGCGACGCGGCAGGTTGCGACGATCGACGGGCGCGAGACCGCACCGATGACGTACGACGCCGGGACCTTCACCAACCCGGACGGCACGGCGATGGACTTCATGACGGTGGTGAACTCAGGACTGTCCGTCGGGGTCCCAGGCACGCCGGCCACCTGGCAGCGGGCGTCCGAGCGGTGGGGCACCCAGCGCCTCGGCCCGCTCCTCAAGCCGGCCGAGACGATCGCCCGCAAGGGCTTCGTCGTCGACCAGACCTTCCACGACCAGACGGCCGACAACGCCGAGCGCTTCTCGATGTTCCCGGAGACGGCGCGGGTCTACCTGCGCGACGGTCAGGCACCGGCGGTCGGCTCGGTCTTCCGCAACCCCGACATGGCGCGCGCCTACCGCGAGCTGAGGACGAAGGGGGTCAACGTCCTCTACTCGGGCCAGATGGGCCGGGCGGTCGTCGACGAGGTCCGCGACCCGTCGACCGCCTCGGGCGTGAGCGTCCCGCAGGGGGAGATGACGACCGGTGACCTCCGGGCCTACGAGGCCCGCGACCTGGCACCGACCCACAGCACGCACCGCGGCCTCGACGTCTACGGCATGCGCTCACCGAGCTCGGGCGGCATCGCCGTCGGGGAGATCCTCAACCTCCTGCGGGCCTACGAGGAGCGCACCGGCGAGCAGGTGGCCGACCTGCCCGAGGCCGAGTACCTCCACTGGTTCAGCGAGGCCTCCGCGACCGCCTTCGCCGACCGCAACCGGTACGTCGGCGACGTCCCGGGCGTCCCGACGGACGAACTACTCAGCGAGGACTTCGCCCGTGAGCGCTCCTGCCTCTTCGACGAGGACCGCGCGATGACCCGGCCCGTCCCCTTCGGCTCCCCGGACGGCTCGTACGAGGACTGCGCGGACGCGGCGGGCACCACCCGGCTGCCGTCGGACGGCCAGTCGACGACCTCGCTGTCGGTCGTCGACCGGTGGGGCAACGCGGTGAGCTACACGCTGACGATCGAGCAGACGGGCGGGTCGGGCATCACCGTGCCGGGCTACGGCTTCATCCTCAACAACGAGCTGACCGACTTCAACTTCGTGCCCGGCACCGCGGGGGTCCCCGACCCCAACCTGCCCGGCCCCGGCAAGCGGCCCCGCAGCTCGATGAGCCCGACGATCGTGCTCGACGACGGCCAGGCCTACCTGTCGGTGGGCAGCCCGGGCGGCGCAACGATCATCACGACGGTCGCCCAGATCATCCTCGGTCACGTGGACCCGGGGTCTGCCGCTCGTCGACGCGGTCGCGGCGCCCCGGCTCTCGTCGCGCAACGGGACCGAGAGCGCCGAGCCGGCGATCTTCGCGGGACCGATCGGCGACGAGCTCCGCGCCAAGGGTCACCGGCTCTCGCAGAGCCGTGA
- the glpK gene encoding glycerol kinase GlpK — translation MTPSQTYVLAIDQGTTSTRAMIFDRAGEVIAVDQLEHEQIFPRAGWVEHDALEIWRNTREVIGGALGKANFNSRHIASIGITNQRETVVVWEKATGRPICNAIVWQDTRTQRLVDELGGDAGPDRWKETVGLPLATYFSGPKIRWILDNVDGARERAEAGELLAGTMDTWVLWNLTGGADNDGIHVTDVTNASRTMLMDLRTLQWDEQIAADMGVPLAMLPEIRSSSEVYGECKPGVLNGTPVAGILGDQQAATFGQACLTPGTAKNTYGTGCFMLLNTGEEVVTSDNGLLTTVCYQLGDGKPVYALEGSIAVAGSLVQWVRDNLGMIDDASEIEGLATQVEDNGGAYIVPAFSGLFAPHWRPDARGAIVGLTRYVNKHHLARSVLESTAFQTMEVLEAMRADAARSGGRLTELKVDGGMVANETLMQFQADILHLDVVRPKVAETTALGAAYAAGLAVGYWESTDEIEENWQEDRRWTPQMDEGVRGRLSRSWKKAVTKTLDWVDEDVD, via the coding sequence ATGACCCCTTCGCAGACCTACGTCCTCGCGATCGACCAGGGCACGACGAGCACCCGGGCGATGATCTTCGACCGGGCCGGCGAGGTCATCGCCGTCGACCAGCTCGAGCACGAGCAGATCTTCCCGCGGGCCGGGTGGGTCGAGCACGACGCACTCGAGATCTGGCGCAACACGCGCGAGGTCATCGGCGGCGCCCTCGGCAAGGCCAACTTCAACAGCCGGCACATCGCCTCGATCGGCATCACCAACCAGCGCGAGACCGTCGTCGTGTGGGAGAAGGCCACCGGCCGGCCGATCTGCAACGCCATCGTCTGGCAGGACACCCGGACGCAGAGGCTCGTCGACGAGCTCGGCGGGGACGCCGGCCCGGACCGGTGGAAGGAGACCGTCGGCCTGCCGCTGGCGACCTACTTCTCCGGCCCGAAGATCCGCTGGATCCTCGACAACGTCGACGGCGCCCGAGAGCGCGCCGAGGCCGGCGAGCTGCTCGCCGGGACGATGGACACCTGGGTGCTGTGGAACCTCACCGGCGGCGCCGACAACGACGGCATCCACGTCACCGACGTCACCAACGCCTCGCGCACGATGCTCATGGACCTGCGCACGCTGCAGTGGGACGAGCAGATCGCGGCTGACATGGGTGTCCCCCTCGCGATGCTCCCCGAGATCCGCTCCTCCTCCGAGGTCTACGGCGAGTGCAAGCCGGGCGTGCTCAACGGCACCCCCGTCGCCGGCATCCTCGGCGACCAGCAGGCGGCCACCTTCGGCCAGGCCTGCCTGACCCCCGGGACGGCGAAGAACACCTACGGCACCGGCTGCTTCATGCTGCTCAACACCGGCGAGGAGGTCGTGACGAGCGACAACGGCCTGCTCACCACGGTCTGCTACCAGCTCGGCGACGGCAAGCCGGTCTACGCGCTCGAGGGCTCGATCGCCGTCGCCGGGTCGCTCGTGCAGTGGGTCCGCGACAACCTCGGGATGATCGACGACGCGAGCGAGATCGAGGGGCTGGCCACGCAGGTCGAGGACAACGGCGGCGCCTACATCGTCCCCGCCTTCTCCGGGCTCTTCGCCCCGCACTGGCGCCCCGACGCGCGGGGCGCGATCGTCGGGCTGACCCGCTACGTCAACAAGCACCACCTCGCCCGGTCGGTCCTCGAGTCCACCGCCTTCCAGACCATGGAGGTGCTCGAGGCGATGCGCGCCGACGCCGCCCGCTCCGGCGGGCGGCTCACCGAGCTCAAGGTCGACGGCGGCATGGTCGCCAACGAGACCCTCATGCAGTTCCAGGCCGACATCCTCCACCTCGACGTCGTCCGCCCCAAGGTCGCCGAGACGACCGCGCTCGGGGCGGCCTACGCCGCCGGCCTGGCCGTCGGCTACTGGGAGTCGACCGACGAGATCGAGGAGAACTGGCAGGAGGACCGCCGCTGGACCCCGCAGATGGACGAAGGGGTGAGAGGTCGCCTCTCCCGGAGCTGGAAGAAGGCCGTGACGAAGACCCTCGACTGGGTCGACGAGGACGTGGACTGA